A single window of Oerskovia paurometabola DNA harbors:
- a CDS encoding zinc-dependent metalloprotease, which translates to MSSQPPDEFTSGAGDQPDAQWEELLRSMFGADADEALRELRARGLDPAALAAGSGLSNDPATMKHVLAQVQRLLASSGNGPVNTDVAHDIARQVAVAEGDPSLTPAQVRSATEALSVAELWLDAVTDLPPAGGKRYAWSRSEWVEKTLPAWNALAAPVASSVADALSTVLRDQLPGGIDGPDAGLGIPGLPAGALGMDFDPAQMMRRLGSAVFGMQIGQATGTMSREVFGVTDIGLPLLDEPATALLPTNVAAFAEGLDAPVEEVRLFLALREAAHARLFTHVSWLRAHLLGLVEAYARGITIDLDALESQLSDIDVTDTGALQRALSGGVFGLQNTDEQKATLLRLETALALVEGWVDEVSAQAALPHLPHAVPLREMLRRRRAAGGPAEQIFSTLVGLELRPRRSRDAATLWALIAAQGGADARDGVWDHPDLLPSPLDLDDPAGYQTRRTEVQEEQSDLDKALADIFSEAEDSRGSGPSEPAGPTDDTETEPDGSPRD; encoded by the coding sequence ATGAGCAGCCAACCGCCCGACGAGTTCACCTCCGGCGCGGGCGACCAGCCCGACGCGCAGTGGGAAGAGCTCCTGCGTTCCATGTTCGGCGCGGACGCCGACGAGGCCCTGCGCGAGCTGCGTGCCCGCGGCCTCGACCCGGCCGCCCTGGCTGCCGGCAGCGGCCTCAGCAACGATCCTGCCACCATGAAGCACGTCCTGGCCCAGGTGCAGCGCCTCCTCGCGAGCTCGGGCAACGGCCCGGTCAACACGGACGTCGCGCACGACATCGCCCGCCAGGTCGCGGTCGCCGAGGGCGACCCCTCGCTCACGCCCGCGCAGGTCCGCTCGGCGACCGAGGCCCTGTCGGTGGCCGAGCTGTGGCTCGACGCCGTCACGGACCTGCCGCCCGCCGGTGGCAAGCGCTACGCGTGGAGCCGCTCGGAGTGGGTCGAGAAGACTCTCCCCGCCTGGAACGCGCTCGCGGCGCCCGTGGCCTCCTCGGTCGCGGACGCGCTCTCGACCGTGCTGCGTGACCAGCTCCCGGGCGGGATCGACGGCCCCGACGCCGGCCTCGGCATCCCCGGGCTCCCCGCCGGAGCGCTCGGGATGGACTTCGACCCCGCGCAGATGATGCGCAGGCTGGGCTCCGCGGTGTTCGGCATGCAGATCGGCCAGGCCACGGGGACCATGTCCCGCGAGGTCTTCGGCGTCACGGACATCGGCCTGCCGCTCCTCGACGAGCCCGCGACGGCCCTCCTGCCCACCAACGTCGCCGCGTTCGCCGAGGGCCTCGACGCCCCGGTCGAGGAGGTCCGCCTCTTCCTCGCCCTGCGCGAAGCCGCGCACGCCCGCCTCTTCACGCACGTGAGCTGGCTCCGCGCGCACCTGCTCGGCCTCGTCGAGGCGTACGCGCGCGGGATCACGATCGACCTGGACGCGCTCGAGTCCCAGCTGTCCGACATCGACGTCACGGACACCGGCGCGCTCCAGCGCGCCCTGTCCGGCGGTGTGTTCGGTCTGCAGAACACCGACGAGCAGAAGGCCACCCTGCTGCGCCTCGAGACCGCGCTCGCCCTGGTTGAGGGCTGGGTCGACGAGGTCAGCGCACAGGCCGCGCTCCCCCACCTCCCGCACGCCGTCCCCCTGCGCGAGATGCTCCGCCGTCGGCGTGCGGCGGGCGGACCGGCCGAGCAGATCTTCTCGACCCTGGTGGGCCTGGAGCTGCGGCCGCGCCGGTCCCGCGACGCCGCGACCCTGTGGGCTCTCATCGCCGCCCAGGGCGGAGCCGACGCACGGGACGGGGTGTGGGACCACCCCGACCTGCTGCCCAGCCCGCTCGACCTCGACGACCCGGCCGGCTACCAGACACGGCGTACCGAGGTCCAGGAGGAGCAGAGCGATCTCGACAAGGCGCTGGCCGACATCTTCAGCGAGGCCGAGGACTCCCGGGGCTCCGGCCCGTCGGAGCCCGCCGGCCCGACGGACGACACCGAGACCGAGCCGGACGGCTCTCCCCGCGACTGA
- a CDS encoding nucleoside-diphosphate sugar epimerase: protein MSEGPVRSRRSADPAPAPGEDDEHDAPRERADDATVVVGEGQVAALLRAALGGRGPEIAPVEANDLSAPWVEGARTLVVVAPAGEFGIKVVRGETRRTHLVEQAQRAARAAARHGVEQVVAVTSATVHGAGADRPVIEDDDPVSADAAGFVADLVAFEDALVEALVDAAGEPRAAGTSDVRLAVLRPAMVVGPGVDTILTRHFEAPRLLTVKGSDRPWQLLHTDDLVAAVRVVVARGLTGTFTAGALTDGAPDVVTPAELVERTGLANVTLPAATAFGAAERLHRVGVLPSPASDLAYVVHPWTVAARGLHEAGWEPTWSSAEGVDVLMEEVRGRIALVGRRVGGRDAAALGAAGAAVALLGTAAIWRQARRR, encoded by the coding sequence ATGTCGGAGGGCCCGGTTCGCTCACGGCGCAGCGCGGACCCCGCTCCCGCGCCGGGCGAGGACGACGAGCACGACGCACCCCGAGAGCGGGCCGACGACGCGACCGTCGTCGTGGGCGAGGGGCAGGTCGCCGCGCTCCTGCGTGCCGCGCTCGGCGGTCGCGGGCCCGAGATCGCGCCGGTCGAGGCCAACGACCTGTCCGCCCCGTGGGTCGAGGGGGCGCGGACGCTCGTGGTCGTGGCGCCCGCCGGGGAGTTCGGCATCAAGGTCGTCAGGGGAGAGACACGACGGACGCACCTTGTCGAGCAGGCGCAGCGTGCCGCGCGGGCCGCAGCGCGGCACGGGGTCGAGCAGGTGGTCGCGGTCACGTCGGCGACCGTGCACGGCGCGGGCGCCGACCGCCCCGTGATCGAGGACGACGACCCGGTCTCGGCCGACGCGGCGGGCTTCGTCGCGGACCTCGTGGCGTTCGAGGACGCCCTGGTCGAGGCGCTCGTCGACGCCGCCGGCGAGCCCCGCGCCGCCGGGACCTCGGACGTGCGTCTCGCGGTCCTGCGGCCCGCGATGGTCGTCGGCCCCGGTGTCGACACGATCCTGACCCGCCACTTCGAGGCCCCTCGGCTCCTGACCGTCAAGGGCAGCGACCGTCCGTGGCAGCTCCTGCACACCGACGACCTGGTCGCGGCCGTCCGGGTGGTCGTGGCACGTGGCCTGACCGGGACGTTCACGGCCGGGGCGCTCACGGACGGCGCGCCCGACGTCGTGACCCCCGCCGAGCTCGTCGAGCGCACGGGGCTCGCGAACGTGACCTTGCCCGCCGCGACCGCGTTCGGCGCGGCGGAACGCCTGCACCGGGTGGGCGTGCTGCCCTCTCCGGCGAGCGACCTGGCCTACGTGGTGCACCCGTGGACCGTCGCGGCCCGCGGCCTGCACGAGGCCGGCTGGGAGCCCACCTGGTCGAGCGCCGAGGGCGTCGACGTCCTCATGGAGGAGGTCCGCGGGCGGATCGCGCTCGTCGGGCGCCGGGTCGGCGGTCGGGACGCGGCCGCGCTCGGGGCGGCTGGGGCTGCGGTCGCGCTCCTGGGCACCGCCGCGATCTGGCGTCAGGCCCGACGGCGGTGA
- a CDS encoding YlbL family protein, with protein MTEPFSREPHEPAGAADPFGPAPDEDYTPPPVTRRSLTLGISVLATTLLVAGLAVMPAPYVVRSPGPTQDTLGAQNDQDLIQIEGAETYDSTGELLLTTVSVAGGPGYPANLVQVVEGWASTSRSVRPVEETFPRDVTQEQSEQESQQEMLSSQETATVAALTELGYEVPATLTIQGAAKDTGAEGVVETGDVITTVNGKDVVTYQDLIDELATVTPGDDVVLGVERGGESKDLTITTQEAGGKAILGVFIDPAFDLPVDVSIQIEDIGGPSAGTMFALGIIDRLTPEDEANGTVIAGTGTMSVEGNVGPIGGIQQKLYGAQRDGATWFLAPESNCDEVVGNVPEGLNVVKVSTLEEARDAMVAIGAGEGEGLPTCS; from the coding sequence GTGACAGAACCGTTCTCCCGCGAACCGCACGAGCCCGCAGGCGCTGCCGACCCGTTCGGCCCCGCACCCGACGAGGACTACACGCCCCCGCCCGTGACGCGCCGTTCGCTCACGCTCGGCATCTCCGTGCTGGCCACGACCCTCCTGGTCGCGGGCCTGGCCGTCATGCCCGCGCCGTACGTCGTGCGTTCGCCGGGACCCACGCAGGACACCCTCGGTGCACAGAACGACCAGGACCTCATCCAGATCGAGGGCGCCGAGACGTACGACTCGACCGGCGAGCTGCTGCTCACCACGGTGTCGGTCGCGGGCGGGCCGGGCTACCCGGCGAACCTCGTCCAGGTCGTCGAGGGCTGGGCCTCGACGTCGCGATCGGTGCGCCCCGTCGAGGAGACGTTCCCGCGCGACGTGACGCAGGAGCAGAGCGAGCAGGAGAGCCAGCAGGAGATGCTCTCCTCGCAGGAGACGGCGACCGTCGCGGCGCTGACCGAGCTGGGCTACGAGGTGCCTGCGACCCTCACGATCCAGGGCGCCGCGAAGGACACCGGCGCGGAGGGGGTCGTCGAGACCGGGGACGTCATCACGACCGTGAACGGCAAGGACGTCGTGACGTACCAGGACCTCATCGACGAGCTCGCGACCGTGACGCCGGGCGACGACGTCGTGCTCGGGGTCGAGCGTGGCGGCGAGAGCAAGGACCTGACGATCACCACGCAGGAGGCCGGCGGCAAGGCGATCCTCGGGGTCTTCATCGACCCGGCCTTCGACCTCCCGGTCGACGTCTCGATCCAGATCGAGGACATCGGGGGCCCCAGCGCGGGGACCATGTTCGCGCTCGGGATCATCGACCGGCTCACGCCCGAGGACGAGGCGAACGGCACCGTGATCGCGGGGACCGGCACCATGAGCGTCGAGGGGAACGTGGGGCCCATCGGTGGCATCCAGCAGAAGCTCTACGGTGCCCAGCGCGACGGTGCCACGTGGTTCCTCGCCCCCGAGTCGAACTGCGACGAGGTCGTGGGCAACGTGCCCGAGGGGCTGAACGTGGTCAAGGTCTCGACGCTCGAGGAGGCACGCGACGCGATGGTCGCGATCGGCGCGGGCGAGGGCGAGGGCCTGCCGACGTGCTCGTGA
- a CDS encoding PPA1309 family protein → MADTTSPAPDQPAPSTSQAASGVPDDAPAPIVPLAQLALADAVRDVEAHVAADGWDAPPRVFALVRTADAMAADPGLADRLPPEVVTAARGIPDHLVSVEQEGLPDVETLEDLLAGISWPDTVDGAAIVAERVILPPSAEEGLPTDPAAALAYLSSHPDRQDVRLAVGVLRDGTPWCAVRTRANDDGDDVAFGPDLVPGLIEGLRATFE, encoded by the coding sequence ATGGCAGACACGACCTCCCCCGCGCCCGACCAGCCCGCCCCGTCCACGTCCCAGGCCGCCTCGGGCGTCCCCGACGACGCCCCCGCCCCCATCGTCCCCCTCGCGCAGCTCGCGCTCGCCGACGCCGTGCGCGACGTCGAGGCGCACGTCGCCGCCGACGGCTGGGACGCTCCCCCGCGCGTGTTCGCGCTCGTCCGCACGGCTGACGCGATGGCCGCCGACCCGGGCCTGGCCGACCGCCTCCCGCCCGAGGTCGTGACCGCGGCGCGCGGCATCCCGGACCACCTGGTCTCGGTCGAGCAGGAGGGCCTGCCCGACGTCGAGACGCTCGAGGACCTGCTCGCTGGCATCTCGTGGCCCGACACGGTCGACGGCGCCGCGATCGTCGCCGAGCGCGTCATCCTGCCCCCGTCTGCCGAGGAGGGCCTGCCCACCGACCCGGCCGCGGCCCTCGCCTACCTGTCGTCGCACCCCGACCGCCAGGACGTGCGCCTCGCGGTCGGCGTCCTGCGTGACGGGACCCCGTGGTGCGCGGTCCGCACACGCGCCAACGACGACGGCGACGACGTCGCGTTCGGCCCCGACCTGGTGCCCGGCCTGATCGAGGGGCTGCGCGCGACGTTCGAGTAG